From Ictidomys tridecemlineatus isolate mIctTri1 chromosome 2, mIctTri1.hap1, whole genome shotgun sequence, the proteins below share one genomic window:
- the Nanos3 gene encoding nanos homolog 3, which produces MGTFDLWTDYLGLARLVGALRGEEEPKARLDPQPEPTPGPESQKPSSPESSPAPERLCSFCKHNGESRAIYQSHVLKDEAGRVLCPILRDYVCPQCGATRERAHTRRFCPLTGQGYTSVYSYTTRNSAGKRLARPDKARTQDAGHRRGGAAGAAAAAAGPKGAGKSSGSSPSACCPSTSA; this is translated from the exons ATGGGGACCTTCGACCTGTGGACGGATTACCTGGGTTTGGCACGTCTGGTTGGGGCTCTGCGTGGGGAAGAGGAGCCCAAGGCCAGGCTGGACCCCCAGCCAGAGCCAACACCAGGACCAGAGAGCCAGAAACCTAGCTCACCAGAATCCTCACCAGCTCCTGAACGCCTGTGCTCCTTCTGCAAACACAACGGCGAGTCCCGGGCCATCTACCAGTCTCACGTGCTGAAGGACGAGGCAGGCAGGGTGCTGTGCCCCATACTGCGTGACTACGTGTGTCCCCAGTGTGGTGCCACGCGGGAGCGCGCCCACACCCGACGCTTCTGTCCACTCACCGGCCAGGGCTACACCTCTGTCTACAGTTACACCACCCGAAACTCAGCGGGCAAGAGGCTGGCCCGGCCTGACAAGGCGAGAACCCAGGACGCTGGCCACCGCCGAGGAGGAGCAGCAggcgcagcagcagcagcagcag GTCCCAAAGGTGCCGGGAAGTCTTCGGGATCTTCGCCTTCTGCCTGCTGCCCCTCCACTTCTGCCTAG